The following coding sequences lie in one Pseudomonas syringae CC1557 genomic window:
- a CDS encoding dicarboxylate/amino acid:cation symporter: protein MTTRQPIYKSLYFQVIVAIVIGILIGHFYPDTGKALKPLGDGFIKLIKMVIAPIIFCTVVSGIAGMQSMKSVGKTGGYALLYFEIVSTVALLIGLIVVNVVQPGAGMNIDVSTLDASKIAAYVTAGQDQSIVGFILNVIPNTIVGAFANGDILQVLMFSVIFGFALHRLGAYGKPVLDFIDRFAHVMFNIINMIMKLAPLGAFGAMAFTIGAYGVSSLVQLGQLMICFYITCVLFVVFVLGSIARAHGFSIFKLIRYIREELLIVLGTSSSESALPRMLIKMERLGAKKSVVGLVIPTGYSFNLDGTSIYLTMAAVFIAQATNTHMDITHQITLLLVLLLSSKGAAGVTGSGFIVLAATLSAVGHLPVAGLALILGIDRFMSEARALTNLVGNAVATVVVAKWVGELDTDKLQSELASGGSAILETRPEDDLGVAEGATPDAAVNTSKTV from the coding sequence ATGACGACTCGTCAGCCCATCTACAAATCCCTCTATTTCCAGGTAATCGTAGCGATTGTCATCGGTATCCTGATCGGTCACTTCTATCCAGACACCGGCAAGGCTCTAAAGCCGCTGGGTGACGGGTTCATCAAACTGATCAAGATGGTTATCGCCCCGATCATCTTCTGTACCGTCGTCAGTGGTATCGCTGGCATGCAGAGCATGAAGTCGGTCGGCAAGACTGGCGGCTACGCGCTGCTGTACTTCGAGATCGTTTCGACCGTTGCGCTGCTGATCGGTCTGATCGTAGTCAACGTTGTTCAGCCGGGTGCCGGCATGAACATCGACGTCAGCACGCTCGACGCTTCCAAGATCGCTGCCTACGTCACTGCCGGTCAGGATCAGAGCATCGTCGGCTTTATCCTTAACGTCATTCCCAACACCATCGTCGGCGCGTTCGCCAACGGCGACATCCTGCAAGTGCTGATGTTCTCGGTGATCTTCGGTTTTGCCCTGCATCGTCTGGGTGCTTACGGCAAGCCGGTTCTGGACTTCATCGATCGCTTCGCGCATGTGATGTTCAACATCATCAACATGATCATGAAGCTGGCGCCGCTCGGTGCGTTCGGTGCCATGGCCTTCACCATCGGCGCCTACGGTGTCAGCTCGCTGGTGCAACTGGGTCAGTTGATGATCTGCTTCTACATCACCTGCGTTCTGTTCGTCGTGTTTGTACTGGGCTCGATCGCCCGCGCTCACGGCTTCAGCATCTTCAAACTGATTCGCTACATCCGTGAAGAACTGTTGATCGTACTGGGCACTTCGTCGTCTGAATCGGCCCTGCCACGCATGCTGATCAAGATGGAGCGTCTGGGTGCCAAGAAGTCTGTTGTAGGTCTGGTTATCCCGACTGGCTACTCGTTCAACCTGGACGGTACGTCGATCTACCTGACCATGGCTGCCGTGTTCATCGCTCAGGCGACCAACACTCACATGGACATCACCCACCAGATCACCCTGTTGCTGGTGCTGCTGTTGTCGTCCAAAGGTGCTGCTGGCGTAACCGGTAGCGGCTTCATCGTACTGGCCGCGACCCTGTCGGCTGTGGGTCACTTGCCGGTTGCCGGTCTGGCGCTGATTCTCGGCATCGACCGCTTCATGTCCGAAGCACGTGCCCTGACCAACCTGGTCGGTAACGCTGTTGCAACGGTTGTGGTTGCCAAGTGGGTAGGCGAGCTGGATACCGACAAGCTGCAGTCCGAACTGGCTTCCGGTGGCAGTGCCATCCTGGAAACCCGTCCTGAAGACGACCTCGGCGTTGCCGAAGGCGCGACTCCAGACGCCGCAGTGAACACCAGCAAGACCGTCTGA
- a CDS encoding NAD-dependent epimerase/dehydratase family protein: MSQKVFVAGASGVIGKVLLPLLVKAGYTVYGATRRLEQIGSIEAAGATAVLVDVYDAKRLSEELTRIQPWAVMHQLTDLPRGLDPSLMAQAVANNARIRNEGTRNLVAAALAAGARRMVAQSIAWAYRPGDTPHLETQPLDLDAEGGRRISVQGVAALEAQVLGEPTLHGIVLRYGQLYGPCTGTDEPAGASPLHVEDAAHAALLALNTSEGGIFNITEDNPVVSNEKARRVLDWSPAMGQAASSN; this comes from the coding sequence ATGTCGCAAAAGGTCTTCGTTGCTGGAGCTTCCGGTGTCATCGGCAAGGTGTTGTTGCCTCTGCTGGTCAAGGCAGGCTACACGGTTTACGGAGCAACTCGTCGTCTAGAGCAGATCGGGTCGATTGAGGCCGCCGGTGCCACAGCAGTGCTGGTTGATGTTTATGACGCGAAGCGCTTGAGCGAGGAACTGACTCGCATCCAGCCTTGGGCTGTGATGCACCAGTTGACCGATCTGCCCCGCGGTCTTGACCCGAGCCTTATGGCGCAAGCTGTCGCGAACAACGCGCGCATTCGTAATGAAGGCACCCGCAACCTGGTAGCTGCCGCGCTTGCAGCAGGGGCCAGACGCATGGTGGCCCAGAGCATCGCCTGGGCTTATCGGCCGGGAGACACGCCTCATCTGGAAACTCAGCCATTGGATCTGGACGCAGAAGGCGGCCGCCGGATCAGTGTGCAAGGCGTTGCTGCACTGGAGGCCCAAGTGCTTGGCGAGCCGACACTGCACGGCATCGTGCTGCGTTACGGTCAGTTATATGGTCCTTGCACCGGCACGGACGAGCCTGCCGGTGCGAGTCCGTTGCATGTCGAAGACGCTGCGCATGCTGCGCTGCTAGCGTTGAATACGTCAGAAGGCGGTATCTTCAACATCACTGAAGATAATCCGGTCGTCAGTAACGAGAAGGCCAGACGCGTGCTGGATTGGTCACCGGCGATGGGCCAGGCGGCGAGCTCAAACTGA
- a CDS encoding 4'-phosphopantetheinyl transferase family protein — translation MTQSLDLPACCPELVQHWPLPHALPGAVLVSGYFDPLKLVEGDFPRCAVDTPASIQRSVAKRQTEFLAGRLCAREAMRQLDDRLCIPTLGEDRAPVWPSDVCGSITHSTGWAAAVVAHKQQWRGLGLDTENLLSHDRASRLAGEILTAAELADMAAGPEEQIALRVTLTFSIKEALFKALYPIVQKRFYFEDAQLLEWSADGRARLQLLIDLSSEWHAGKELDGQFSVLGDHLLSLIAVKA, via the coding sequence ATGACTCAATCCCTCGATCTCCCCGCCTGCTGCCCCGAACTCGTCCAGCATTGGCCTTTGCCGCATGCCTTGCCGGGAGCGGTGCTGGTCAGCGGGTATTTTGATCCGCTCAAGCTGGTCGAAGGCGACTTTCCGCGCTGTGCGGTCGATACGCCAGCGAGCATTCAGCGCTCGGTCGCCAAGCGGCAGACCGAATTCCTCGCCGGCCGACTGTGCGCCCGCGAGGCCATGCGTCAACTGGATGATCGTCTGTGTATCCCCACGCTGGGCGAAGATCGGGCGCCGGTCTGGCCAAGCGACGTCTGCGGCTCCATCACGCACAGCACCGGCTGGGCCGCCGCCGTGGTGGCGCACAAGCAGCAATGGCGTGGGCTGGGACTGGATACCGAGAACCTGCTAAGCCACGACCGTGCTTCACGTCTGGCCGGGGAAATTCTGACGGCTGCCGAGCTGGCGGATATGGCCGCCGGCCCGGAAGAGCAGATAGCGTTACGCGTAACCCTGACTTTTTCGATCAAGGAAGCGCTGTTCAAGGCGCTCTATCCCATTGTGCAGAAGCGCTTCTATTTCGAAGACGCCCAACTGCTGGAATGGTCCGCCGATGGTCGTGCCCGCCTGCAACTGTTGATCGATCTGTCCAGCGAATGGCACGCAGGCAAGGAGCTGGACGGACAGTTCAGCGTGCTGGGCGATCATCTTCTAAGCCTGATCGCCGTCAAAGCCTGA
- a CDS encoding isocitrate lyase/PEP mutase family protein, which produces MTALDNVFHELHQQGFLVLANVGDAGGARVVESLGSKAVATSSAAMAWSHGYQDGNRLPLDLLASTVRSMTRVLSVPLTVDIEGGYSDDLEQVARVVDTVVAAGAVGINIEDGAASPEVLVRKIDVARQVANRHGVKLFINVRSDVYLKDLVDNDLRLEELLRRSALYASAGADGLFAAGVVAPDDIAAICEASRLPVNLLARDGLPSPDELKRLGVRRLSAGSSIAEFLYGAMEGLARSFLEQGKLDTQALKGYTYPQLNALLRPKGHAG; this is translated from the coding sequence ATGACGGCACTGGATAACGTTTTTCATGAATTGCACCAACAGGGTTTTTTGGTGCTGGCCAATGTCGGTGACGCGGGCGGCGCGCGGGTTGTCGAGTCCCTGGGCAGCAAGGCCGTGGCTACCAGCAGCGCCGCAATGGCCTGGTCTCACGGCTATCAGGACGGCAACAGACTGCCGCTGGATCTTCTTGCCTCAACCGTTCGTTCGATGACCAGAGTGCTTAGTGTCCCCTTGACCGTAGACATTGAAGGTGGCTATTCGGATGACCTTGAGCAGGTCGCCAGAGTCGTCGATACCGTTGTTGCTGCGGGTGCAGTGGGTATCAATATCGAAGACGGTGCAGCGTCGCCGGAAGTGCTCGTTCGCAAGATCGACGTTGCCAGGCAGGTGGCTAACAGGCACGGCGTCAAACTGTTCATTAATGTGCGCAGTGACGTTTACCTGAAAGACTTGGTCGACAATGATCTGCGGCTGGAAGAGCTTCTCCGACGCTCCGCGCTATACGCCAGTGCAGGTGCTGACGGCTTGTTTGCAGCCGGAGTCGTTGCCCCGGATGATATTGCTGCGATTTGCGAAGCCTCCAGACTGCCGGTGAACCTGCTGGCGCGTGATGGATTGCCTTCTCCGGATGAACTGAAGCGCCTCGGCGTAAGGCGGTTGAGCGCGGGCTCCAGCATTGCCGAGTTTCTGTATGGCGCAATGGAAGGGCTTGCGAGGAGCTTTCTGGAGCAGGGGAAACTCGATACCCAAGCCTTGAAGGGATACACCTATCCTCAACTGAATGCTTTGTTGAGGCCCAAGGGGCACGCTGGCTGA
- a CDS encoding ATP-binding protein codes for MIRSLRLRLMLGAATLAVIFMLLMLPALQGAFSLALRGAIEQRLASDVTTMISAARVEDDHLLMPSVLPGEQFNLPGSRLLGYIYNRQGQMVWRSLSTEGENIDYHPHYDGQGSEFTKIKEINGEEYFVYDVEIRLLGGRNAAFSIVAVQPLRGYQQTINDLRRKLYLGFGAALLVLLGLLWMGLTWGLRALRGLSQELDQVESGVRDSLSEEHPSELLRLTDSLNRLLRSEREQRIRYRDSLDDLAHSLKTPLAVLQGVSENIAKRPEDMEQAWVLQSQIERMSQQIGYQLQRASLRKSGLVRHHVMLRPVVESLCNTLDKVYRDKQVKVTLDLPEQCQVHMEEGALLEMLGNLLENAYRLCLSEVRVSFSQSATGDEICIEDDGPGVPQSQRARILERGERLDRQNPGQGIGLAVVKDIIESYGAQLTLGDSPLGGAAFRIHFLAQ; via the coding sequence GTGATTCGTTCGCTTCGCCTGCGCTTGATGCTGGGTGCCGCCACGTTGGCGGTGATCTTCATGTTGCTGATGCTGCCTGCCTTGCAGGGGGCGTTCAGCCTGGCGTTGCGCGGGGCGATCGAGCAACGGCTGGCGTCCGATGTCACCACCATGATTTCGGCTGCCCGTGTCGAGGACGATCATCTGTTGATGCCGTCAGTGTTGCCGGGTGAGCAGTTCAACCTGCCTGGTAGCCGTCTGCTGGGCTACATCTATAACCGCCAGGGGCAGATGGTCTGGCGTTCGCTGTCTACCGAAGGCGAAAATATCGACTACCACCCGCACTATGACGGGCAAGGCAGCGAATTCACCAAAATCAAGGAAATCAACGGCGAAGAGTACTTCGTCTACGACGTTGAAATTCGCTTGCTGGGCGGCCGCAACGCGGCGTTCAGTATCGTTGCCGTGCAGCCGTTGCGTGGCTATCAGCAAACCATCAACGATTTGCGGCGCAAACTCTATCTTGGCTTCGGCGCAGCCTTGCTGGTGCTGCTCGGCCTGTTGTGGATGGGCCTGACCTGGGGGCTGCGTGCGTTGCGCGGCTTGAGTCAGGAACTGGATCAGGTGGAATCGGGCGTGCGTGACAGCCTGAGCGAAGAGCACCCTAGCGAACTGTTGCGTCTTACCGACTCGCTCAACCGGCTGTTGCGCAGCGAGCGTGAACAGCGCATTCGTTATCGAGATTCGCTGGATGACCTGGCCCATAGCCTGAAAACCCCGCTGGCGGTGTTGCAGGGCGTCAGTGAAAACATCGCCAAGCGCCCCGAGGACATGGAGCAGGCATGGGTGCTGCAATCGCAGATCGAGCGCATGAGCCAGCAGATCGGCTATCAACTGCAACGCGCCAGCCTGCGCAAAAGCGGCCTGGTACGCCACCATGTGATGCTGCGGCCCGTGGTTGAAAGCCTGTGCAACACGCTGGACAAGGTGTATCGCGACAAGCAGGTCAAAGTCACGCTGGACCTGCCGGAACAGTGCCAGGTGCATATGGAGGAGGGCGCGCTGCTGGAAATGCTCGGCAACCTGCTGGAAAACGCCTACCGGCTGTGCCTGAGCGAGGTGCGTGTCAGCTTCAGTCAGTCCGCGACCGGCGACGAAATCTGCATCGAAGACGACGGCCCCGGCGTTCCGCAAAGCCAGCGTGCGCGCATTCTGGAGCGTGGCGAGCGGCTGGATCGTCAGAACCCTGGTCAGGGGATCGGCCTGGCGGTGGTCAAGGACATCATCGAAAGCTACGGCGCACAACTGACGCTGGGCGATTCCCCGCTGGGCGGCGCAGCGTTCAGGATTCACTTTCTGGCGCAGTGA
- a CDS encoding SprT family zinc-dependent metalloprotease: MPEQLNSRVETCYQQAEAFFKRSFKRPVVSFQLRGQKAGVAHLHENLLRFNPQLYKENAEDFLRQTVPHEVAHLIAHQLFGGGIQPHGEEWQLIMRGVYELPPNRCHTYAVQRRSVTRYIYRCPCPDSDFPFSAQRHSMVRKGRRYLCRRCREPLVFSGEVRTE, encoded by the coding sequence ATGCCCGAACAACTCAATTCCCGCGTCGAAACCTGTTATCAACAAGCCGAGGCCTTCTTCAAACGCAGCTTCAAACGGCCGGTGGTCAGTTTCCAGTTGCGCGGCCAAAAGGCCGGCGTTGCGCACTTGCACGAGAACCTGCTGCGCTTCAACCCGCAGCTCTATAAAGAAAACGCCGAAGATTTCCTGCGCCAGACCGTGCCGCACGAGGTCGCGCACCTGATTGCCCATCAGCTATTTGGTGGCGGCATTCAGCCGCATGGCGAAGAGTGGCAACTGATTATGCGCGGTGTCTACGAGCTACCGCCCAATCGCTGCCATACCTATGCGGTTCAGCGCCGCAGCGTGACCCGTTACATCTATCGTTGCCCCTGCCCGGACAGCGACTTTCCGTTCTCGGCGCAGCGCCACAGCATGGTCCGCAAAGGTCGACGCTACCTGTGCCGGCGCTGCCGCGAGCCGCTGGTGTTTAGCGGCGAGGTCCGTACGGAATAA
- the fhuF gene encoding siderophore-iron reductase FhuF, with product MSPQLFSGPLECFGQTLLTAEDSRVVVAVPDLLRPERLDQLLLSVYGPQLMPGQLPVLVSQWAKFYFMQLIPPVLVASLVHGWHWPLALADVALALDERGVPCGVRLAGQGEVYQEVSADPFQRFAGLLDDNLQPFITALSAYGELPSAVLWTSAGDYLEGCLTQLAGFSELSLAAGLALLSEKRRPDGRANPLFQAVRYVPQADGAEPRRQRRVCCLSHRVTWVGRCEHCPLPERSGFDGDQA from the coding sequence TTGAGCCCGCAACTGTTCAGCGGGCCGCTTGAGTGCTTCGGGCAGACGTTGCTGACGGCGGAGGATTCACGGGTTGTCGTGGCCGTGCCTGATTTGCTGCGGCCTGAGCGTCTGGATCAACTGCTGCTGAGTGTCTACGGGCCGCAGTTGATGCCCGGTCAATTGCCGGTGCTGGTCTCGCAGTGGGCGAAGTTTTACTTCATGCAGCTGATTCCGCCGGTGCTGGTTGCCAGCCTGGTGCATGGCTGGCACTGGCCGTTGGCGCTTGCGGATGTGGCGCTGGCGCTTGATGAGCGCGGCGTGCCGTGCGGCGTCAGGCTGGCGGGGCAGGGTGAGGTTTACCAAGAGGTTTCGGCAGATCCGTTTCAGCGGTTTGCCGGGTTGCTTGACGATAATTTGCAGCCCTTTATTACAGCGTTGAGTGCCTACGGCGAACTGCCGAGCGCGGTGCTGTGGACCAGCGCCGGAGATTATCTGGAAGGCTGCCTTACTCAACTGGCCGGGTTCAGTGAGCTATCACTGGCGGCGGGTCTTGCGTTATTGAGTGAGAAACGGCGGCCGGACGGACGGGCCAATCCGTTGTTTCAGGCGGTGCGCTATGTGCCACAGGCGGATGGCGCCGAGCCGCGTCGGCAACGGCGCGTGTGTTGTCTGAGTCACAGGGTGACGTGGGTCGGGCGCTGCGAACACTGCCCACTGCCCGAGCGATCAGGCTTTGACGGCGATCAGGCTTAG
- a CDS encoding response regulator, with protein sequence MKLLVVEDEALLRHHLRTRLTEAGHVVEAVANAEEALYQVAQFNHDLAVIDLGLPGIGGLDLIRQLRTLGKAFPILILTARGNWQDKVEGLAAGADDYVVKPFQFEELEARLNALLRRSSGFIQSTITAGPLLLDLNRKHAALAEQPLALTAYEYRILEYLMLHHQQVVPKERLMEQLYPDDDERDPNVIEVLVGRLRRKLDSNVAFKPIETVRGMGYLFNERCT encoded by the coding sequence ATGAAGTTGTTGGTAGTTGAGGATGAAGCGCTGTTGCGCCATCACCTGCGAACCCGTCTGACCGAGGCGGGGCATGTGGTGGAAGCGGTAGCCAATGCTGAAGAAGCGTTGTATCAGGTCGCACAATTCAATCACGATCTGGCAGTGATCGACCTGGGCTTGCCGGGCATCGGCGGGCTGGATCTGATTCGTCAGTTGCGCACGCTCGGCAAGGCCTTCCCGATCCTGATCCTGACCGCACGCGGCAACTGGCAGGACAAGGTCGAAGGACTGGCTGCCGGGGCTGATGACTATGTGGTCAAACCCTTCCAGTTCGAAGAGCTCGAAGCGCGGCTCAATGCCTTGTTGCGGCGTTCCAGTGGCTTTATTCAATCGACCATCACGGCCGGACCGCTGTTGCTCGACCTCAATCGCAAGCACGCTGCACTGGCTGAGCAGCCGCTGGCGCTGACGGCTTACGAATACCGCATCCTTGAGTACCTGATGCTCCATCATCAGCAAGTGGTCCCCAAAGAGCGCTTGATGGAACAGCTGTACCCCGATGACGATGAGCGCGATCCGAACGTGATTGAAGTACTGGTCGGCCGTCTGCGTCGCAAGCTGGACAGCAACGTGGCCTTCAAACCCATCGAAACCGTGCGCGGCATGGGCTATCTGTTCAATGAGCGCTGTACGTGA
- a CDS encoding ribonucleoside-diphosphate reductase subunit alpha, with product MQTDTTRENSPTGAPQASQAQQDLSATAPGQLRVIKRNGTVVPYTDDKITVAITKAFLAVEGGNAAASSRIHDTVARLTEQVSATFKRRMPSGGTIHIEEIQDQVELALMRAGEQKVARDYVIYRDSRAKERAGRATEEHVQAHPSIRITLADGSFAPLDMGRLNTIVTEACEGLAEVDANLIQTETLKNLYDGVALKDVNTALVMTARTLVEREPNYSFVTARLLMDTLRAEGLGFLGVAESATHHEMADLYAKALPAYVATGIKFELLNPVLAEFDLEKLGKAINHERDQQFTYLGLQTLYDRYFIHKDGVRFELPQIFFMRVAMGLAIEEKAREDRAIEFYNLLSSFDYMSSTPTLFNAGTLRPQLSSCYLTTVPDDLSGIYHAIHDNAMLSKFAGGLGNDWTPVRALGSYIKGTNGKSQGVVPFLKVVNDTAVAVNQGGKRKGAVCAYLETWHMDIEEFIELRKNTGDDRRRTHDMNTANWIPDLFMKRVFDDGPWTLFSPSEVPDLHDLTGKAFQERYEYYEALTEYPGKVKLFKTIQAKDLWRKMLSMLFETGHPWLTFKDPCNLRSPQQHVGVVHSSNLCTEITLNTNKDEIAVCNLGSINLPNHIVDGKLDTDKLKRTVDVAVRMLDNVIDINYYSVPQAKNSNLRHRPVGLGIMGFQDALYLQHIPYGSDAAVQFADTSMEAVSYYAIQASCDLADERGAYETFQGSLWSKGILPLDSQQILIEQRGEKYISVDLKETLDWAPVRARVQKGIRNSNIMAIAPTATIANITGVSQSIEPTYQNLYVKSNLSGEFTVINPYLVRDLKARGLWDSVMINDLKYYDGSVQQIERIPQELKELYATAFEVDTKWIVDAASRRQKWIDQAQSLNLYIAGASGKKLDVTYRMAWYRGLKTTYYLRALAATSTEKSTVNTGKLNAVSSGGHGPDDSAITAPRPTEAAPAGPAPVPKACAIDEPDCEACQ from the coding sequence ATGCAAACAGACACAACTCGCGAGAACTCGCCGACCGGCGCGCCGCAGGCAAGCCAGGCCCAACAGGACCTGTCCGCCACCGCCCCTGGTCAATTGCGCGTGATCAAGCGTAACGGCACTGTCGTTCCTTACACGGATGACAAGATCACCGTTGCCATCACCAAGGCGTTTCTTGCAGTTGAGGGCGGCAATGCTGCTGCCTCGTCGCGCATCCACGACACCGTTGCGCGCCTGACCGAACAGGTCAGCGCCACGTTCAAGCGTCGCATGCCTTCGGGCGGCACCATTCATATCGAAGAAATCCAGGATCAGGTCGAACTGGCCCTGATGCGCGCTGGCGAGCAGAAAGTGGCTCGCGACTACGTCATCTACCGTGATTCGCGCGCCAAGGAGCGTGCCGGTCGTGCTACAGAAGAGCACGTCCAGGCTCACCCTTCGATCCGCATCACCCTGGCTGACGGCAGCTTCGCGCCGCTGGACATGGGTCGCCTGAACACCATCGTTACCGAAGCGTGTGAAGGCCTGGCTGAAGTCGACGCCAACCTGATCCAGACCGAAACCCTGAAAAACCTGTACGACGGCGTGGCGCTGAAAGACGTCAACACCGCACTGGTCATGACCGCCCGTACGCTGGTCGAGCGCGAGCCGAACTACTCGTTCGTCACCGCCCGCCTGCTGATGGACACCCTGCGCGCCGAAGGCCTGGGTTTCCTCGGTGTCGCCGAAAGCGCCACCCACCACGAAATGGCTGACCTGTACGCCAAGGCGCTGCCTGCCTACGTCGCCACCGGTATCAAGTTCGAACTGCTCAACCCTGTGCTGGCCGAATTCGACCTCGAAAAACTCGGCAAGGCGATCAACCACGAGCGCGACCAGCAGTTCACCTACCTGGGCCTGCAAACCCTGTACGACCGTTACTTCATCCACAAGGATGGCGTACGTTTCGAACTGCCGCAGATCTTCTTCATGCGCGTGGCCATGGGCCTGGCGATCGAAGAGAAAGCCCGCGAAGACCGCGCCATCGAGTTCTACAACCTGTTGTCGTCGTTCGACTACATGTCGTCGACCCCGACCCTGTTCAACGCCGGCACCCTGCGTCCACAGCTGTCCAGCTGCTACCTGACCACCGTGCCGGATGACCTGTCGGGCATCTACCACGCTATCCACGACAACGCCATGCTGTCCAAATTCGCAGGCGGTCTGGGCAACGACTGGACGCCAGTTCGTGCGCTGGGCTCGTATATCAAGGGCACCAACGGCAAATCGCAAGGCGTCGTGCCATTCCTGAAAGTGGTCAACGACACCGCCGTTGCGGTCAACCAGGGCGGCAAGCGCAAGGGCGCAGTCTGTGCCTACCTGGAAACCTGGCACATGGACATCGAAGAGTTCATCGAGCTGCGCAAGAACACCGGTGATGATCGTCGTCGTACCCACGACATGAACACCGCCAACTGGATCCCTGACCTGTTCATGAAGCGTGTCTTCGATGACGGCCCGTGGACCCTGTTCTCGCCCTCCGAAGTACCGGACCTGCACGACCTGACCGGCAAGGCCTTCCAGGAGCGTTACGAGTACTACGAAGCGCTGACCGAATACCCGGGCAAGGTCAAACTGTTCAAGACCATCCAGGCCAAGGATCTGTGGCGCAAGATGCTCTCGATGCTGTTCGAAACCGGCCACCCATGGCTGACCTTCAAGGACCCGTGCAACCTGCGCAGCCCGCAGCAGCACGTGGGCGTGGTTCACAGCTCGAACCTGTGCACCGAGATCACCCTGAACACCAACAAGGACGAGATCGCGGTCTGCAACCTGGGCTCGATCAACCTGCCGAACCACATCGTCGACGGCAAACTGGACACCGACAAGCTAAAGCGCACCGTCGATGTAGCAGTACGCATGCTCGATAACGTGATCGACATCAACTACTACTCGGTGCCGCAAGCCAAGAACTCCAACCTGCGCCACCGTCCGGTCGGCCTGGGCATCATGGGCTTCCAGGACGCGCTGTACCTGCAACACATCCCGTACGGTTCCGATGCCGCCGTGCAGTTCGCCGACACCTCCATGGAAGCGGTCAGCTACTACGCGATCCAGGCGTCCTGCGACCTGGCCGATGAGCGCGGTGCCTACGAGACGTTCCAGGGTTCGCTGTGGTCCAAGGGCATCCTGCCGTTGGATTCGCAACAGATCCTGATTGAGCAGCGTGGCGAGAAGTACATCAGCGTCGACCTGAAAGAAACCCTGGACTGGGCGCCGGTACGTGCCCGTGTGCAGAAAGGTATTCGTAACTCGAACATCATGGCCATCGCACCGACCGCCACCATCGCCAACATTACTGGCGTATCGCAGTCGATCGAACCGACCTACCAGAACCTGTACGTGAAATCGAACCTGTCCGGCGAATTCACCGTGATCAACCCGTACCTGGTTCGCGACCTCAAGGCCCGCGGCCTGTGGGACTCGGTCATGATCAATGACCTGAAGTACTACGACGGTTCGGTGCAACAGATCGAGCGCATCCCGCAGGAGCTCAAAGAGCTTTACGCGACCGCCTTCGAAGTGGACACAAAGTGGATCGTCGACGCGGCAAGCCGTCGTCAGAAGTGGATCGACCAGGCTCAGTCGCTGAACCTGTACATCGCTGGCGCCTCGGGCAAGAAGCTGGACGTGACCTACCGCATGGCCTGGTACCGTGGTCTGAAAACCACTTACTACCTCCGTGCCCTGGCCGCGACCAGCACCGAGAAATCCACCGTCAACACCGGCAAGCTCAACGCAGTATCGAGCGGCGGCCACGGCCCGGACGACTCGGCGATCACCGCCCCTCGCCCAACCGAAGCTGCACCAGCCGGCCCGGCACCGGTGCCAAAGGCATGCGCGATTGACGAGCCGGATTGTGAGGCGTGCCAGTAA
- a CDS encoding dienelactone hydrolase family protein codes for MRLWMAMIMMGLTGLAQAAIKTEQIDYKSADGTKLVGYYAYDDAVKGPRPGVLVVHEWWGLNDYAKRRARDLAALGYSAMAIDMYGEGKNTEHPKDAMAFMQAALKDSDAADKRFDAGLEQLKKQPQTDPKKIAAVGYCFGGKIVLDAARRGEPLLGVVSFHGALVTNNPAKPGIKVPMLVEHGAKDSMVTPENVAAFKKEMDDAKADYKFVSIDGAKHGFTNPDADRLSHGEHGGPDIGYDKAADQSSWSDMQVFFKKIFG; via the coding sequence ATGCGTTTGTGGATGGCAATGATCATGATGGGCCTGACCGGGCTCGCCCAGGCGGCGATCAAGACCGAGCAGATTGACTACAAGAGTGCCGACGGTACAAAACTGGTGGGTTACTACGCCTACGACGACGCTGTGAAAGGCCCGCGCCCCGGGGTGCTGGTGGTTCATGAGTGGTGGGGGCTAAACGACTACGCCAAACGCCGCGCCCGTGACCTGGCAGCGTTGGGTTACAGCGCCATGGCCATCGACATGTACGGCGAAGGCAAGAACACCGAGCACCCGAAAGACGCGATGGCCTTCATGCAGGCCGCGCTCAAGGACAGCGATGCGGCCGACAAGCGCTTTGATGCCGGGCTTGAGCAATTGAAGAAACAGCCCCAGACCGACCCGAAAAAGATCGCAGCGGTGGGCTACTGCTTCGGCGGCAAGATCGTGCTGGACGCAGCTCGTCGTGGCGAGCCGCTGTTGGGCGTGGTGAGCTTTCACGGTGCTCTGGTCACCAACAACCCCGCCAAACCGGGCATCAAGGTGCCTATGCTGGTCGAGCATGGCGCCAAGGACAGCATGGTCACCCCGGAGAACGTTGCCGCCTTCAAGAAGGAAATGGACGACGCCAAGGCTGACTATAAATTCGTCAGCATCGACGGCGCCAAACACGGCTTCACCAACCCCGACGCCGACCGCCTGAGCCACGGCGAACACGGCGGCCCGGACATCGGCTACGACAAGGCCGCCGATCAGAGTTCATGGTCGGACATGCAGGTGTTTTTCAAAAAGATATTTGGTTGA